Proteins encoded in a region of the Oncorhynchus keta strain PuntledgeMale-10-30-2019 chromosome 3, Oket_V2, whole genome shotgun sequence genome:
- the LOC118363462 gene encoding protein unc-13 homolog D-like — MMPSQDGLSTIGDNLLQPPDQARGSTRNRQRQSSPARKLGITRRQKDKRDFKENENPEEKEKRHKEQELKPLYKELLYTIIHKLGKPASAEVFTDNQLHQYIREAFSMAEDEHQSLTERVQNTEPPVYCLMATVKEAKGILGKDISGFSDPYCLLTILEDEKESKTRRSRSKPRKAVVKDAVSDEEVYTTETKKQTLNPIWNQTFVLEFEETDGASFHMEMWDRDEEVSLAQKLEEIRTNFHGLRRMIKDAKKLRGQDDFLGNIVLRLKDLHCTEDNWYVLEPRTETYPDRGQCHLQLKFTHKERDGTLSAGRSAYVNYCGILQQFVQSHISKQQGSGPWKGDLCGEGQTLLELYATQNDLSPFLQDLAKWVAYSKLYQSLEVDSSLLLQQLTSIEYHWHQQELPYQQKQELGDSLHGFLQYGLCLVAKYRDIFPPTQDANPRLHTLLRILSQICKTRAFQKLNPAQFDLHDEVNDAVHCGTQEWFSIKKGLHQPMTKDMTETVSALSRLIGEVQEDIKHNKDSWNRVFVSAVQVDVFTIVYQKLDSLLAGEVRDTLNQLEGKMEQSLANGLFPLYLSLQAIHKDKAFLQKSVKLLELTNFHEGFREALPYWLNKAFSTTQDRVERAVQVDQLQPLQSGMVPIKHSSSAVDLVACVQPICQLWEQLSWPDPEEAFMLMVKLTEDVCKIVVNYCRILKERVRELSENSDHSSAVNKLCVVVNDLEHLRSVLTRLPQQLNWAALRERTRHVIGDPQFHNVLPSQLQHAQGVLSREIRSALETVGRKLNSDIETYVRSMSTRCRLPSKSTEDAVVPLMKYLEKELQYMNENLVQENFNSLLTPLWTNSIRTLYQVATQQKQEEGLMVFCQRLQYTLQCLEQCFYAEGNGLPLETLHTDDYKTLKSHLTHNSLNCQQLIEKFLDRKVWEQKVYSGEKYGAVTLIASYRRSDLRLRVEVLNAANLLPMDSNGSSDPFVQLCLEPRHVFPEVEPRTTQIKNCDLNPLFDEAFEFMVSVEQCQAAGACLVVTVLDYDTLRTDDFEGEAFLALRAVPGVGGGPGHQPDPSPAQIRLPLTHPKPNDDSILKLLESRRGEREAQVFVKRRRQRLKQSQEEKQ, encoded by the exons CTCAAGCCGCTGTATAAAGAGCTACTGTACACCATCATCCACAAGCTGGGGAAGCCAGCCTCAGCAGAGGTCTTCACTGATAACCAGCTGCACCAATACATCAGAGAG GCTTTCTCTATGGCAGAGGATGAGCACCAGAGTCTGACAGAGAGGGTCCAGAACACAGAG CCTCCAGTCTACTGTCTGATGGCCACTGTGAAGGAAGCCAAGGGCATCCTAGGAAAAGACATCAGTG GTTTCAGTGATCCATACTGCTTGCTGACCATCctggaggatgagaaggagagcAAGACACGCCGGTCCAGATCTAAACCCCGTAAAGCCGTGGTGAAGGACGCCGTCTCAGACGAGGAGGTTTACACGACAGAAACCAAGAAACAGACCCTCAACCCCATCTGGAACCAAACCTTCGTACT GGAGTTTGAAGAAACTGACGGGGCAAGCTTCCACATGGAGATGTG GGACAGGGATGAGGAGGTGTCTCTGGCACAGAAGCTTGAAGAGATCAGAACCAACTTCCATGGACTGAGGAG GATGATCAAGGATGCTAAGAAATTAAGAGGCCAGGATGATTTCTTGGGAAACATTGTTCTGAGACTGAAG gacctgCATTGTACAGAGGATAACTGGTATGTCCTGGAGCCTAGAACAGAGACGTATCCAGATCGGGGCCAGTGTCATCTGCAGCTCAAATTCACCCACAAAGAG AGAGACGGGACATTGAGTGCAGGTCGTAGTGCCTACGTCAACTACTGTGGGATCCTACAGCAGTTTGTCCAGTCACACATCTCTAAGCAACAG ggtaGTGGTCCGTGGAAAGGAGACTTGTGTGGGGAAGGACAGACCCTGTTGGAACTATACGCCACTCAGAATGACCTCTCACCTTTCCTGCAGGATCTGGC GAAGTGGGTGGCCTACAGTAAACTTTACCAGAGTTTAGAGGTGGACTCCTCGCTGCTACTGCAGCAGCTGACCAGTATAGAGTACCACTGGCACCAACAGGAGCTGCCCTACCAACAG AAACAGGAGCTAGGGGACTCTCTCCATGGTTTCCTGCAGTACGGACTGTGTCTCGTGGCCAAATACAGAGACATCTTTCCCCCAACGCAGGACGCTAACCCTCGCCTACACACACTACTCAG AATCCTGTCCCAGATATGTAAGACGCGGGCGTTTCAGAAGCTGAACCCGGCTCAGTTTGACCTGCACGACGAGGTCAATGACGCGGTGCAC tgtgGTACACAGGAGTGGTTCTCCATTAAGAAGGGATTACACCAGCCCATGACCAAG GACATGACAGAGACCGTGAGTGCCCTCtcgaggctgataggtgaagtgCAGGAGGACATCAAGCACAACAAGGACAGCTGGAATAGAGTGTTTGTCAG tgcTGTGCAGGTTGATGTGTTCACTATAGTCTACCAAAAACTGGACTCCCTG ttggcAGGGGAGGTGAGGGACACCCTAAACCAACTGGAGGGTAAGATGGAGCAGAGTCTAGCCAATGGCTTGTTCCCTCTCTACCTGAGTCTACAGGCCATCCACAAAGACAAGGCCTTCCTACAGAAAAG TGTTAAACTGTTGGAGCTGACTAACTTCCATGAGGGCTTCCGTGAGGCGCTTCCCTATTGGTTGAACAAGGCCTTCAGCACCACTCAGGACAGGGTGGAGAGAGCTGTGCAGGTGgaccag CTGCAGCCGCTTCAGTCGGGGATGGTGCCCATCAAACACAGCTCATCAGCCGTAGACCTGGTGGCCTGTGTCCAGCCCATCTGTCAGCTGTGGGAGCAGCTCTCCTGGCCAGACCCTGAGGAGGCCTTCATGCTAATGGTCAAACTCACTGAG gacgTGTGTAAGATCGTGGTGAACTACTGTCGTATCCTGAAGGAGCGGGTCAGAGAGCTGTCTGAGAACTCTGACCACAGCAGCGCTGTCAACAAG ctGTGTGTAGTAGTGAATGACTTGGAACACCTGAGGTCGGTGCTGACCCGCCTGCCCCAGCAGCTCAACTGGGCAGCGCTTCGAGAACGCACACGTCACGTGATAGGGGACCCTCAGTTCCACAACGTGCTCCCCTCACAGCTGCAGCATGCACAGGGGGTCCTCAGCAGAGAGATACGCTCTGCCTTAGAGACCGTTGGACggaag ctgaATTCAGACATTGAGACATACGTCCGCAGCATGTCTACTCGATGCAGACTCCCCTCCAAGTCCACTGAAGAT GCTGTGGTTCCTCTGATGAAATATCTGGAGAAAGAGCTGCAGTACATGAATGAGAACCTGGTCCAGGAGAACTTTAAcag tCTGTTGACTCCATTGTGGACTAACTCCATAAGAACCTTATACCAGGTGGCTACACAGCAGAAACAAGAGGAAGGACTCATGGTGTTCTGTCAACGACTGCAGTACACACTCCAG TGTCTGGAGCAGTGTTTTTATGCTGAGGGGAACGGACTGCCACTGGAGACCCTACACACAGACGACTACAAA ACTCTGAAATCTCACTTGACACACAACTCTCTCAACTGCCAGCAGCTCATAGAGAAATTCCTGGATAGGAAAGTATGGGAACAG AAAGTTTACAGTGGAGAGAAGTATGGCGCGGTCACACTCATCGCATCCTACAGGAGGTCTGACCTTAGACTTCGAGTGGAAGTGTTGAACGCAGCTAATCTCCTACCCATGGACTCCAACG gttCCAGTGATCCGTTTGTCCAGTTGTGTCTGGAGCCTCGTCATGTGTTCCCCGAGGTGGAGCCTCGCACCACCCAGATCAAGAACTGTGACCTCAACCCTCTGTTCGACGAGGCCTTCGAGTT TATGGTGTCAGTGGAGCAGTGTCAGGCTGCGGGGGCGTGTCTGGTGGTGACCGTGTTGGACTATGACACCCTGAGAACAGACGACTTCGAGGGGGAGGCCTTCCTGGCTCTGAGGGCAGTGCCGGGTGTCGGAGGGGGGCCAGGGCACCAGCCAGACCCTTCTCCGGCCCAGATACGCCTGCCGCTCACGCACCCCAAACCAAACG ATGACAGTATCCTGAAGCTGTTGGagtcgaggagaggagagagggaggcccaGGTGTTTGTGAAGAGAcgcagacagagactaaaacagtcACAGGAGGAGAAACAATGA